In the Gorilla gorilla gorilla isolate KB3781 chromosome 10, NHGRI_mGorGor1-v2.1_pri, whole genome shotgun sequence genome, one interval contains:
- the LOC129525983 gene encoding uncharacterized protein: MAWLSTHAESRRRDRSRAGEEGGRGRGRPHRRAGEPPPDPTQPPAVGETPAWAHVTSAGQPAAAPETSNAASAAQHPRRVSWRAVRGWPRWPQLPRAPAPPLRAVPPLPPWYPRLPGTASRSRAPLRRKTSVPPTGRGCSVIPCEARSKVGPAGVRRTVQVWTEVPARGLQVYIKSEFMENNFIAKLHRK, from the exons ATGGCTTGGCTATCAACGCACGCCGAGAGTCGCCGCCGCGACCGCTCT CGggcgggggaggagggagggagggggcggggAAGGCCGCACCGCCGCGCTGGGGAGCCGCCGCCGGATCCCACGCAGCCTCCAGCTGTCGGGGAAACTCCTGCCTGGGCGCACGTGACCTCCGCCGGCCAACCAGCAGCCGCGCCGGAGACTTCAAACGCGGCCAGCGCGGCCCAGCACCCGCGGCGAGTTAGCTGGCGGGCGGTGCGGGGGTGGCCGCGGTGGCCGCAGCTGCCTCGGGCGCCGGCGCCGCCTCTCCGCGCTGTTCCCCCGTTGCCCCCTTGGTACCCCCGGCTGCCGGGGACTGCCTCGCGCTCCAGAGCCCCTCTGAGGAGGAAAACGTCTGTCCCACCGACTGGCAGGGGATGCTCCGTCATCCCGTGCGAAGCCCGGTCCAAGGTAGGGCCGGCCGGCGTTCGGAGGACTGTCCAGGTCTGGACAGAAGTGCCAGCCCGGGGTCTCCAG GTTTACATCAAGTCCGAATtcatggaaaataattttatagctaAACTACATAGGAAATAA